The following are from one region of the Corynebacterium hindlerae genome:
- a CDS encoding DUF6541 family protein, translating into MVSAAAIAVAVFTVPGLIVAWLSGARGQWAVAASLPATFGIYGLAAWAFGLTTITFNAKSVALFTAGLALLALVWNGAFFAYRRRRAARLTTEGDDTQPAPRRDWRTGTLLDPTWILPGLGMAGGIAYILHRSLQLLGYAAGKMDSIFQGWDVHWHASVVRYAVETGIVSPTRMGELQNTETLAKMYYPTAWHAGAALLAELANISPIAATNLTGIVIPAVAFPISVGLIAWRLIGRRGITAQIAAALAPLIVGGFPVLHWIGLYVGAWPYVAAVATSGIVLALFMTVPYSPIRSFLAALAFIGMVQMHPSAATIVVLGLALWWLLYLLWVPARKPASVKGHIGWRLRDVALLGVTGLVGVVALLPQILIGAEQSEEVKAFTATEDLSLVEAWKTAIFMNTRHAVSFELNVSPWVWIAGAGAVVLVLWRRNLWAPVFWFLSVCFTVNSLRPFGNTWGKYFEMIGALHYNTGHRLVMPAAMFTVAFAAVAIAVGIRLLTGGPLKKYTVVTSALAVLVGGGAAYVIQDTVRTGMERGSAWAINSARDGRLVNERDFKAFDWLAKQPHAYDGTIFSNPDEGSGWMYAYNRLPAFYKHYLWPNTTIESNTNSLFWHPMRLGQGNFDVPDEANRVDVAARELNVKYIYISPPNFWWFQAPRPDFETGLINTPGVTPVYKDHQVIIYAVNAAFTDEEILKLREPGNSPEKLPPLRTKGEAGKNTSWADYNDPYIHRPTIPHRGRDSHFEWLVERDKLKGLDADGVKTGDSVAAEQQDKPPAPPSQ; encoded by the coding sequence ATGGTCAGCGCAGCAGCGATAGCAGTTGCGGTGTTCACCGTTCCAGGCTTGATTGTTGCGTGGCTATCGGGTGCGCGTGGCCAGTGGGCTGTTGCGGCGTCACTCCCAGCGACCTTCGGCATTTATGGTCTGGCGGCGTGGGCGTTTGGCCTCACCACCATTACGTTTAACGCGAAGTCGGTGGCGCTGTTTACCGCTGGTCTCGCGCTGTTGGCGTTGGTGTGGAATGGCGCATTTTTTGCTTACCGACGTCGCCGCGCCGCCCGCCTCACCACCGAAGGCGACGACACGCAGCCTGCACCGCGGCGTGACTGGCGCACCGGAACCCTCCTGGATCCCACCTGGATACTGCCGGGCCTCGGTATGGCCGGTGGGATTGCGTACATTTTGCACAGGTCGCTGCAGTTACTCGGATATGCCGCTGGGAAGATGGATAGCATTTTCCAGGGCTGGGATGTGCACTGGCATGCCAGCGTGGTGCGCTACGCGGTGGAAACGGGTATCGTTTCGCCGACCCGCATGGGTGAGCTGCAAAACACTGAGACCCTGGCAAAGATGTACTACCCGACGGCATGGCACGCAGGGGCGGCTCTGCTGGCAGAGCTGGCGAACATCTCACCGATCGCAGCGACGAATCTCACCGGCATCGTCATTCCAGCTGTGGCGTTCCCGATCTCTGTGGGGCTGATTGCCTGGCGTCTGATCGGGCGCCGGGGGATCACAGCGCAAATCGCAGCTGCGTTGGCACCACTCATTGTTGGTGGCTTCCCGGTCCTCCACTGGATTGGCCTCTACGTGGGGGCCTGGCCTTATGTGGCGGCGGTCGCGACAAGTGGCATCGTGTTGGCCCTGTTCATGACGGTTCCTTATAGCCCGATCCGCAGTTTCCTCGCTGCGCTCGCGTTCATTGGAATGGTGCAGATGCACCCTTCCGCGGCGACAATCGTGGTACTCGGGTTGGCGCTGTGGTGGCTGCTGTATTTGCTGTGGGTGCCTGCGCGTAAGCCCGCCAGTGTGAAGGGACATATTGGCTGGAGGCTTCGCGACGTCGCATTGCTCGGCGTTACCGGCCTGGTTGGAGTGGTGGCGCTGCTGCCACAGATCCTCATTGGCGCGGAGCAATCTGAGGAAGTGAAAGCTTTCACCGCCACCGAGGACTTGAGCCTGGTGGAGGCCTGGAAGACTGCGATCTTCATGAACACCCGGCACGCTGTTTCCTTCGAGCTGAATGTGTCCCCGTGGGTGTGGATCGCTGGCGCAGGCGCAGTGGTGCTCGTGCTGTGGCGTCGTAACCTGTGGGCCCCGGTGTTCTGGTTCCTTAGTGTGTGCTTCACCGTTAACTCACTGCGTCCATTTGGCAACACGTGGGGCAAATACTTTGAGATGATCGGTGCGCTGCACTACAACACCGGGCACCGTCTGGTCATGCCGGCAGCGATGTTCACCGTCGCATTCGCAGCGGTTGCTATTGCCGTGGGTATTCGCCTGCTCACCGGTGGCCCACTAAAGAAGTACACGGTGGTCACTAGTGCTCTGGCGGTCCTGGTTGGCGGTGGCGCAGCGTATGTCATCCAGGACACCGTCCGCACCGGCATGGAGCGCGGCAGTGCGTGGGCCATCAACTCCGCCCGCGACGGCCGCCTGGTCAACGAGCGGGACTTCAAGGCTTTCGATTGGCTGGCCAAGCAACCACACGCCTACGACGGCACGATCTTCTCTAACCCCGACGAAGGCAGCGGCTGGATGTACGCCTACAACCGGCTGCCGGCGTTCTACAAGCACTACCTGTGGCCGAACACCACCATCGAGTCCAACACCAACAGCCTGTTCTGGCACCCGATGCGACTCGGCCAAGGCAACTTTGACGTTCCTGATGAAGCGAACCGTGTTGATGTGGCGGCCCGCGAACTGAACGTGAAATACATCTACATCTCCCCACCAAACTTCTGGTGGTTCCAGGCACCTCGCCCCGACTTCGAAACCGGCTTGATCAACACCCCAGGCGTCACCCCGGTGTACAAGGACCACCAGGTGATCATCTACGCCGTCAACGCCGCGTTTACTGACGAAGAGATCCTGAAACTTCGCGAGCCGGGCAACTCCCCAGAGAAACTGCCACCACTGCGCACCAAGGGCGAAGCCGGGAAGAACACCAGCTGGGCAGACTACAACGATCCGTACATCCACCGGCCAACCATCCCGCACCGCGGCCGCGACTCCCATTTCGAATGGCTCGTGGAACGTGACAAGCTCAAAGGACTCGATGCCGACGGTGTGAAAACCGGGGACTCTGTAGCTGCCGAACAACAAGACAAACCGCCGGCACCACCATCCCAGTAG
- the eccD gene encoding type VII secretion integral membrane protein EccD, producing MTAPHHLTTSFRITCRFEVGELSSTPPKSVDVTVPASSSLEEALPELTELAGAPMISVPWLARTVAGTPVDMSVPLPHAGVTHGDVLVFSPWEDIDPPLRTDAAEALTDLDLSFSAHGLAASTALLGLVSLGFLSLTAALPTVTNSALLLLLLVLAGCVAAWLRTAAPEENLSAGMFALALPLASGTTVWTLVAGSMGPSDPAHVGWLAIASVVAALVTALFLWWVTRPGLSLVVLLFTAAAIVVVASGVLIVSGSTLSAAAVAVAVCFAVLLASPQLATVVAGLKVPALPAAGQDLRVADQAVDKPVERAWRATRVLDGVCLGAGAVAALALLYLGWRTPSPGFVCGFALASSIAVALHATRHRSTPAMWGLWLWFLAGLGAVVFSGPAAGPGGAIVAVVAMMLGLTAPLWAHRIRGLSPTVFNWLERGETLALAAVFPLAAHLAGLFDAIRGLG from the coding sequence TTGACCGCACCGCATCATCTGACCACGTCATTTCGCATTACTTGCCGGTTCGAGGTGGGCGAGTTGTCCTCGACGCCGCCGAAGTCAGTGGACGTGACCGTTCCGGCCTCGTCATCGCTGGAGGAAGCCCTCCCGGAACTTACGGAACTCGCCGGAGCACCCATGATCTCTGTTCCGTGGCTGGCACGAACGGTGGCTGGCACCCCGGTAGACATGTCCGTGCCACTTCCCCACGCTGGAGTCACACACGGTGATGTCCTGGTGTTTTCCCCATGGGAGGACATCGATCCGCCGCTACGTACCGACGCCGCCGAAGCCCTTACTGACCTTGACCTGTCCTTTTCCGCCCACGGTCTCGCCGCGTCCACGGCGCTGCTAGGGCTAGTCAGCTTGGGTTTTCTCTCACTGACGGCCGCACTTCCCACTGTCACGAATTCCGCGTTGTTGCTGCTTTTGCTGGTTCTCGCTGGGTGCGTGGCGGCGTGGCTGCGAACTGCTGCGCCAGAGGAAAATCTGTCGGCTGGAATGTTTGCTCTCGCCCTCCCGTTAGCTTCTGGGACTACGGTGTGGACATTGGTAGCGGGCAGCATGGGGCCAAGCGATCCAGCACACGTGGGATGGCTTGCCATCGCTTCGGTGGTGGCGGCACTGGTCACCGCGTTGTTTCTGTGGTGGGTGACAAGACCAGGGCTGTCACTTGTGGTATTGCTGTTCACGGCTGCCGCGATCGTGGTGGTGGCTTCCGGTGTCCTCATTGTCTCGGGGAGCACGCTGTCCGCTGCGGCGGTTGCCGTGGCGGTGTGTTTCGCAGTGCTGTTGGCGTCGCCTCAGCTTGCGACCGTGGTGGCCGGGTTGAAGGTTCCAGCGCTCCCGGCTGCCGGGCAGGATTTGCGGGTGGCTGATCAGGCCGTCGATAAGCCTGTGGAGCGGGCGTGGCGTGCGACCAGGGTGCTGGACGGGGTGTGTTTAGGTGCTGGGGCGGTGGCGGCGTTGGCGCTGCTGTATCTGGGGTGGCGCACCCCCAGTCCTGGATTTGTGTGCGGTTTTGCGCTGGCAAGCAGCATTGCGGTGGCATTGCACGCGACGAGGCACCGCAGCACGCCAGCGATGTGGGGTCTGTGGTTGTGGTTCCTCGCCGGGCTGGGAGCGGTGGTCTTTTCCGGGCCGGCGGCCGGGCCGGGTGGGGCAATCGTGGCGGTGGTGGCGATGATGCTTGGGCTCACCGCACCACTGTGGGCGCACCGGATCCGGGGGCTGTCACCAACGGTATTCAACTGGCTGGAGCGTGGGGAGACGCTTGCCCTGGCGGCAGTGTTTCCGCTGGCAGCCCACCTCGCCGGGCTTTTCGACGCCATTAGAGGCCTCGGCTAA
- the mycP gene encoding type VII secretion-associated serine protease mycosin has protein sequence MRTLVLLCIFAVLAGTPAPVALAAEPECPAPIPAQAPHGSPPAELLLAHRFATGAGVKVAVIDTGVAPHPRLGQVADGGDLIGTGESGGAFHDCDGHGTIVAGVIAARPAPQHDDALLGIAPDAEIIAIRQSSSVLRSPARPEESAGTIATLADALHRAVDMDAHVINVSLASCVPAHLAGSLDARVLDEALLRAEHSGAVVIAAAGNIGTACPAGSISYPAHSPTVIAVSASETSHDLAQYSLPTSGTPYSAPGRVPVGLSPHGEGFATGMHHQTQQQPFMGTSFAAPVVSGVAALLTQRYPEDTPAQLRARLTASASPGTGHISSTTALTVIMGEAYHQQVSLTQPAEPDMRIQQRALTFLLITAIGLASLGILLAAWRKMM, from the coding sequence ATGCGCACCCTAGTACTACTTTGTATTTTCGCTGTTCTGGCGGGTACCCCTGCTCCTGTTGCGTTAGCAGCCGAACCGGAATGCCCCGCCCCGATCCCGGCGCAGGCCCCTCACGGTTCCCCTCCCGCGGAACTTCTGCTCGCCCACCGGTTCGCCACCGGCGCAGGGGTGAAGGTGGCGGTGATCGATACCGGTGTGGCTCCCCATCCCCGCCTCGGCCAGGTCGCGGACGGTGGGGACCTCATCGGCACTGGCGAAAGCGGCGGGGCGTTTCACGACTGCGACGGCCACGGCACCATCGTCGCCGGGGTCATCGCCGCCCGCCCCGCACCGCAGCATGACGACGCTCTCCTCGGCATCGCACCCGACGCAGAGATCATCGCGATCCGCCAATCCAGCAGCGTGCTGCGCTCCCCTGCCCGACCAGAAGAGTCAGCGGGGACCATCGCTACCTTGGCGGATGCGTTGCACCGCGCCGTTGATATGGACGCTCACGTGATCAATGTGTCCCTCGCTTCCTGCGTCCCCGCGCACCTCGCAGGTTCCCTCGACGCCCGCGTGCTCGACGAAGCCCTCCTCCGCGCCGAGCACAGTGGCGCCGTGGTCATCGCAGCTGCCGGAAACATCGGCACCGCCTGCCCAGCAGGATCCATATCCTACCCAGCGCATTCTCCCACCGTCATCGCTGTATCAGCGTCCGAAACAAGCCACGACCTGGCACAATACTCACTCCCCACCAGTGGGACACCATACTCAGCCCCCGGTAGAGTTCCGGTAGGACTAAGCCCGCACGGCGAAGGCTTCGCCACCGGCATGCACCATCAAACCCAGCAACAACCATTCATGGGCACCAGCTTCGCCGCCCCAGTGGTGTCTGGCGTGGCGGCACTCCTCACGCAGCGCTATCCCGAGGACACGCCCGCCCAGCTGCGTGCCAGACTCACAGCCAGCGCCTCACCTGGAACAGGACACATCTCATCCACCACCGCCCTTACTGTTATTATGGGCGAGGCCTACCACCAGCAAGTATCACTAACGCAGCCAGCGGAACCCGACATGCGCATTCAGCAGCGCGCGCTCACGTTTCTACTCATCACCGCCATCGGGCTCGCGAGCCTCGGGATCCTACTGGCAGCGTGGCGCAAAATGATGTGA
- the eccB gene encoding type VII secretion protein EccB: MSGVISSTTKAQISGHKFLVRRVEHGVVLGDTRMISDPLGARKRAALFGLIGVAIIAVGSGALALFAPAADPGDAPIIRTENGALYVRLPSDSGTALHPVANEASARLVVGKPEAATKASAAVLDGQQRGAPIGILGAPGVIAPHPQPAHTWSAVHSGSDVTVVAGTAPAPLTDAQGLLAHADGRTWVITTAGRAELPPDDTPLGRSIRRRLGITIDTPMWRPPAQLLSAVTELPPYREVTGDIIATGTEYWLLRHDGLVPLTGLQAQIATDLGVVQRPVPSHALPEYPDAVRVVAELPLATVQWQTPTHVWVRADGRVGLGEPAPHGISLAGQATATRFSGPSIGAIGVDTGNGIVLVTDYGVTHTVATPADATALGVVDPQTAPWPILALLPRGAELSHTAALKPQG; encoded by the coding sequence GTGAGCGGAGTAATTTCGTCCACCACCAAAGCGCAAATCAGCGGACACAAATTTCTAGTCCGGCGAGTAGAACATGGCGTGGTTCTCGGCGACACCAGGATGATCTCCGACCCACTAGGTGCCCGGAAACGCGCCGCTCTCTTTGGTCTCATCGGAGTGGCCATCATCGCTGTAGGCTCCGGCGCACTCGCACTGTTCGCCCCAGCGGCGGATCCTGGGGATGCGCCCATCATTCGCACCGAAAATGGTGCGCTGTACGTCCGGCTGCCCAGTGACAGCGGAACAGCGCTCCACCCGGTGGCGAATGAGGCTTCGGCGAGGTTGGTCGTCGGTAAGCCGGAAGCTGCGACGAAGGCGTCGGCCGCAGTGCTCGACGGACAGCAGCGGGGCGCTCCCATCGGAATCCTGGGCGCGCCGGGCGTGATCGCACCGCACCCGCAGCCCGCCCACACCTGGTCGGCGGTGCACAGCGGCAGCGACGTCACCGTTGTTGCAGGCACCGCCCCCGCCCCGCTTACCGACGCCCAGGGCCTCCTCGCCCACGCCGACGGAAGAACCTGGGTCATCACCACCGCGGGTCGAGCCGAGCTACCGCCAGACGACACCCCACTCGGCCGCAGCATCCGCCGGCGCCTCGGCATTACCATTGACACACCCATGTGGCGACCACCAGCCCAACTGCTGTCTGCCGTGACAGAACTGCCTCCCTACCGAGAAGTAACCGGCGACATCATCGCAACCGGCACGGAATACTGGCTGCTGCGCCACGACGGGCTCGTACCCCTCACCGGCCTCCAAGCCCAGATCGCCACCGACCTTGGGGTTGTGCAACGCCCCGTTCCGTCTCATGCATTGCCCGAGTACCCTGACGCCGTGCGCGTTGTCGCCGAACTTCCCCTTGCCACGGTGCAATGGCAAACACCAACACACGTCTGGGTACGCGCAGACGGCCGAGTCGGGCTTGGCGAACCTGCGCCACACGGTATCTCACTCGCAGGTCAAGCAACTGCAACACGCTTTTCGGGCCCAAGCATCGGCGCCATCGGTGTCGATACTGGTAATGGGATCGTGCTAGTCACTGATTACGGAGTAACCCACACGGTAGCCACCCCGGCGGATGCTACGGCGCTCGGCGTCGTTGATCCCCAAACCGCACCCTGGCCAATACTCGCGTTACTTCCGCGCGGCGCGGAACTATCTCACACTGCTGCCCTGAAGCCACAAGGGTAG
- the eccCa gene encoding type VII secretion protein EccCa, with protein sequence MTSTSLEPLHDQLEFEPEYVIAPISMAEREPAPPVPSGSIHTEKIPPASKPQPMPLVRILMPVIMLVAIGGMLALMITAGGQAHPMMLMFPVMMLMSMATMFGSPPGDDIDETRRAYLRHLSAVRDSAVRNASAQRAAEVHKHPDPALLGAMVGTRRLWERNPDDPDALEVRLGLGTTALCTPVVVPDSGAPEDLDPVCAVSLRHTVRSVGSVPHMPVAVQLQAFRYLGVAGPMAGELARALIIQLAFHHGPECVGIEARGDSLAWTKWLPHAREPQSARFRILIADDTADISTELDNPQWTTIVALGHHEYSEVGEWALTEGLWLTVGADSARTLTVHTEGGLEDIGAADVLSEAAALHCARTLTAYRRPAATATRSLDFLGLHGIAELEELRPEQLWRPSKSAQQRLNVPIGVTESGAPLYLDIKESAHGGVGPHGLCIGATGSGKSEALKTFVLSLALTHSPEELNFVLVDFKGGATFLGLDDLPHTSAVITNLADESSLVERMHEAISGELTRRQEVLRQAGNFANVGEYQTARESTHPHLPPLPALVIVLDEFSELLGQHPDFADLFVAVGRLGRSLHMHLLLASQRLEEGRLRGLDSHLSYRIGLKTFSASESRQVLGVVDAYHLPATPGAGFIKSDANDVTRFQASYVSGPVPVRVVGTDTDQLGVQLFCSAADIAEPEEAQYQLDSSRTVLGALIKVIVAAGQQVRWHAHQMWLPPLPDQLPLAGVADELGMCQAAIGMVDRPFHQRQDPFVVDLSGGAGHAVVCGGPRSGKTTALRSIVLSLAATPSHC encoded by the coding sequence ATGACATCGACGTCGCTCGAACCACTTCATGACCAGCTGGAATTCGAACCAGAATACGTGATTGCGCCGATCAGTATGGCGGAGCGTGAACCCGCGCCACCCGTACCAAGCGGATCCATCCACACGGAGAAAATCCCTCCGGCGTCAAAACCACAGCCCATGCCATTGGTGCGCATACTCATGCCAGTGATCATGCTCGTGGCCATCGGCGGAATGCTCGCACTGATGATCACGGCGGGCGGGCAGGCTCACCCGATGATGCTCATGTTTCCCGTCATGATGCTGATGAGCATGGCCACCATGTTCGGCTCTCCACCGGGCGACGATATTGATGAAACTCGCCGTGCCTACCTGCGGCATTTGAGTGCGGTGCGGGATTCCGCGGTCCGTAATGCCTCAGCGCAGCGGGCCGCGGAGGTGCACAAACATCCGGACCCGGCGTTGCTTGGGGCAATGGTGGGAACCCGGCGGTTGTGGGAGCGCAATCCCGATGATCCTGATGCGCTGGAAGTCCGGTTGGGGCTGGGAACCACTGCGTTATGTACCCCAGTGGTAGTGCCAGATTCTGGAGCTCCAGAGGACCTGGACCCGGTGTGTGCGGTGTCGTTGCGGCATACGGTTCGCTCGGTGGGATCAGTGCCGCATATGCCGGTGGCTGTGCAGCTGCAGGCGTTTCGTTACCTCGGGGTGGCTGGGCCGATGGCGGGTGAGCTGGCCCGCGCGTTGATTATCCAGTTGGCGTTTCATCACGGTCCGGAGTGCGTCGGGATTGAGGCACGTGGGGACTCGCTGGCCTGGACAAAGTGGTTGCCCCATGCGCGGGAGCCACAATCCGCCCGCTTTCGGATTCTGATAGCAGACGACACCGCCGACATTAGTACTGAGCTGGATAATCCGCAGTGGACGACCATCGTTGCGCTCGGTCACCACGAGTACAGCGAGGTGGGGGAGTGGGCCCTCACTGAGGGGCTGTGGCTGACGGTTGGCGCGGATTCAGCGCGGACGCTGACGGTGCACACGGAAGGCGGGCTGGAGGATATCGGCGCGGCAGACGTTCTCAGTGAGGCTGCGGCGCTGCACTGCGCCCGCACGCTTACCGCTTATCGACGCCCCGCAGCTACCGCGACCCGCTCCCTCGATTTCTTAGGTCTGCACGGCATCGCTGAACTGGAAGAATTACGCCCTGAACAGCTGTGGCGGCCGAGCAAGAGCGCGCAGCAACGGTTGAACGTACCGATCGGAGTCACCGAATCAGGTGCGCCCCTGTACCTGGACATTAAGGAATCCGCACACGGCGGGGTGGGGCCTCATGGGCTGTGCATCGGGGCGACTGGCAGTGGCAAATCCGAAGCGCTGAAAACATTCGTGCTGTCCTTGGCGCTCACTCACTCCCCGGAGGAACTCAATTTTGTGTTGGTCGATTTCAAGGGTGGCGCTACTTTCTTAGGACTCGACGATTTGCCCCACACCTCCGCGGTGATTACCAACTTGGCGGATGAATCGAGCCTAGTGGAGCGCATGCATGAGGCGATTAGCGGTGAGCTGACGCGTAGGCAAGAGGTGTTGCGGCAAGCGGGGAATTTCGCCAATGTAGGCGAGTACCAGACTGCTCGGGAGAGCACCCATCCGCATCTTCCGCCCCTTCCTGCGTTGGTGATCGTGCTGGATGAGTTCTCTGAGCTGCTGGGCCAGCACCCGGATTTTGCGGATCTCTTTGTGGCGGTCGGCCGACTGGGCAGGTCGTTGCATATGCATCTGTTGCTGGCCAGCCAGCGGCTGGAAGAAGGTCGGCTGCGGGGCTTGGATTCGCACCTTTCCTACCGCATTGGGCTCAAGACGTTTTCGGCGTCGGAGTCCCGCCAGGTGTTGGGCGTGGTGGATGCGTACCATCTTCCGGCGACGCCGGGCGCTGGGTTCATTAAGTCTGATGCCAATGATGTCACTAGGTTCCAAGCGAGTTATGTGTCCGGACCAGTTCCCGTCCGCGTGGTGGGAACCGACACTGACCAATTGGGCGTGCAACTGTTTTGCAGTGCTGCTGATATCGCGGAACCGGAGGAGGCCCAATACCAGTTGGATTCTTCTCGGACGGTGCTGGGCGCGTTGATTAAGGTGATCGTGGCTGCGGGCCAGCAGGTGCGGTGGCATGCCCACCAAATGTGGTTGCCTCCACTGCCGGACCAGCTGCCGTTGGCCGGGGTGGCTGATGAGCTGGGGATGTGCCAGGCCGCCATCGGTATGGTGGACCGGCCGTTCCACCAGCGGCAGGACCCTTTCGTGGTGGATTTAAGTGGCGGCGCCGGGCACGCCGTGGTGTGCGGTGGTCCGCGTTCCGGCAAGACGACGGCGCTGCGCAGCATCGTGTTGTCACTTGCTGCCACCCCATCACACTGCTGA
- the truA gene encoding tRNA pseudouridine(38-40) synthase TruA: MDSSDSVKLRLDLAYDGTDFHGWARQVPKEGEPELRTVQQVLEDTLTMVLREPIQLTVAGRTDAGVHARGQVAHFSVGKQALAQRTIDGDPSRLVRRLARLLPDDIRVQRCGVVPEEFDARFSALRRHYVYRVSADPAGALPTRARDTAHWPKPVDLAKMQAAADVLVGLHDFAALCKAKPNATTVRDLEVFQWHDVSTAEEPLLYEAHVSADAFCWSMVRSLVGTCLTVGEGRRDTGFVAGLLTMDKRCSEVPVAPAHGLSLVGVDYPADSDLQARAEATRGLRTLP; encoded by the coding sequence ATGGACAGCTCAGATTCAGTGAAACTTCGCCTCGACCTTGCCTATGATGGCACCGATTTCCACGGGTGGGCTCGACAGGTTCCGAAGGAGGGCGAGCCGGAGTTACGCACCGTGCAGCAGGTGCTGGAGGACACGCTGACGATGGTGCTGCGGGAGCCGATTCAGCTGACTGTGGCTGGGCGCACGGATGCTGGGGTGCACGCTCGGGGACAGGTAGCGCACTTTAGCGTCGGTAAGCAGGCGTTGGCGCAGCGCACGATCGATGGTGATCCGTCGCGACTTGTTCGTCGGTTGGCGCGCTTGCTGCCGGATGACATTCGCGTTCAGAGGTGTGGTGTTGTCCCAGAGGAATTCGATGCCAGGTTTTCGGCGCTGCGCCGTCACTACGTGTATCGGGTGAGCGCTGATCCCGCTGGGGCGTTGCCGACCAGGGCTCGTGACACGGCGCATTGGCCAAAGCCGGTGGATCTGGCGAAGATGCAGGCAGCAGCTGATGTTCTGGTGGGGTTGCATGATTTTGCGGCACTGTGCAAAGCGAAGCCAAATGCGACGACGGTGCGGGACTTGGAAGTATTCCAGTGGCATGATGTGTCCACTGCGGAGGAGCCACTGTTGTACGAAGCCCATGTGAGTGCTGACGCGTTCTGCTGGTCGATGGTGCGATCGCTGGTGGGGACGTGTCTGACAGTGGGCGAGGGACGCCGCGATACTGGGTTTGTCGCGGGGCTGCTCACGATGGACAAGCGTTGTTCCGAAGTGCCAGTGGCGCCGGCGCATGGGTTGTCGTTGGTGGGGGTGGACTACCCGGCGGATAGTGATTTGCAGGCGCGGGCGGAGGCGACACGCGGGCTGCGGACTCTTCCGTGA
- the eccCb gene encoding type VII secretion protein EccCb → MLPPHHTADLRCYILDLAGTELGAMAAMPHVAGVAHKNDPEKVRRVVDEVRSFIDDPQPGHTFLVVDGWHVVSSDFEELYDSFVAIASDGLAARVHLLLSTPRWNLIRPAIRDLLGTRIELKLGEPMDSVIDRKAQQKLSDKPGRGLSNEGESILVAYSTNQDVGHVIMAARSTNLPPVPRLKELPVSLAVAEAGHCPGIPFGVGGPSLGALGWDPESSPHVLCIGGQGSGKTGFMRTVGSGVVKLGREVARLVVIDPRRSHLDAFPADMVAAYGATTDAISQAVASAATTLKGRLPGADVTAADLRARSWWSGPEIYLLIDDHDLLAEGALQPLIPLIPHARDIGLHIVVARKSGGIGRALYTPFFATVKDNSPSVLLLDADPDEGRIFGIKPTKQIPGRGVWHVAGTTIGACHVAQT, encoded by the coding sequence TTGCTGCCACCCCATCACACTGCTGATCTGCGGTGCTACATCCTCGACTTGGCGGGTACGGAGTTGGGCGCGATGGCGGCCATGCCTCACGTTGCTGGGGTCGCACACAAAAATGATCCCGAGAAGGTAAGACGTGTAGTGGACGAAGTACGGAGCTTCATCGATGATCCGCAGCCGGGCCACACGTTCCTCGTGGTGGACGGTTGGCACGTGGTGAGCAGCGATTTTGAGGAACTCTATGACTCGTTTGTCGCCATCGCATCTGATGGTTTGGCGGCGCGGGTCCATTTGTTGCTCAGTACACCGCGATGGAACCTGATCCGCCCCGCGATCCGAGACTTGCTGGGCACCCGGATAGAGCTCAAGCTCGGCGAGCCGATGGATTCAGTGATTGACCGCAAAGCGCAACAAAAGCTCTCGGATAAGCCGGGCAGAGGGCTGAGCAATGAGGGCGAATCAATCCTGGTGGCGTATTCCACCAACCAGGATGTCGGGCATGTCATCATGGCGGCGCGTAGCACGAACCTGCCTCCGGTGCCGCGTCTTAAGGAACTGCCCGTGTCCTTGGCGGTGGCCGAGGCGGGGCACTGCCCGGGCATCCCCTTCGGGGTGGGTGGCCCCAGTCTTGGTGCGCTCGGGTGGGACCCGGAATCTTCACCGCATGTGCTGTGCATTGGCGGGCAAGGTTCCGGAAAGACGGGGTTCATGAGGACGGTGGGCAGTGGCGTCGTCAAGCTCGGGCGGGAGGTCGCGCGCTTGGTGGTTATTGACCCGCGCCGCAGCCACCTCGACGCCTTCCCCGCAGACATGGTCGCAGCCTACGGCGCCACCACGGACGCCATCAGCCAGGCAGTCGCCAGCGCCGCCACCACGCTCAAGGGCCGACTGCCGGGCGCTGACGTCACTGCCGCCGACCTGCGCGCCCGGTCGTGGTGGTCAGGGCCGGAGATTTACCTGCTTATCGACGACCATGACCTGCTTGCGGAAGGCGCATTGCAGCCACTCATTCCGCTCATCCCGCACGCCCGTGACATTGGTTTGCACATTGTCGTCGCTAGGAAATCAGGCGGTATTGGGCGCGCGCTGTACACCCCGTTTTTCGCCACCGTCAAAGATAACTCGCCCAGCGTGCTGCTTCTCGACGCCGACCCAGACGAAGGCCGCATCTTCGGCATCAAACCAACCAAGCAAATCCCAGGCCGCGGTGTGTGGCACGTCGCCGGCACCACGATCGGGGCATGCCACGTAGCGCAAACCTAA